Part of the Vitis vinifera cultivar Pinot Noir 40024 chromosome 13, ASM3070453v1 genome is shown below.
GATTCCTCACTTAGGAAGCAGCATAGAAGAGGATTCTAACTATAAATCAGTTAAAAAGGAAGGGATGGACTTTGGCAAATAGATGCAATCTTTGCGAAGCAGAGGAGGAATCAGTTAATCATGTCCTTCATAACCATAAACAAGAATATTATGGCATGTATGCTTCTCATTGTTTAAAGTTGAGTGGGTGATGTCTGCTACAATTAGCGAAATGTTTTTTAGCAAGGAGAAGTGCATGAAAGTGTGGAGGACAATTCctttatgcttattttggacCATTTAGAAGGAGAGAAATCGTAGAGCTTTTGGTGATGAAAAACAATCAGATCAAGCTCTCAAGAACTCTTTCTTGTGCTCTATCTAGGTTTGGGCTAGAAAGtctgttttatatatatatatatatatatatatatatatatatatatatataggtagataaggagaatatattaaaagcgcttGCAAAATGGCGCAACAAATTACACACGGAGTATACAAATTAGGCCATAAGGCAAGCAggagaagaaaagagagaaagaaaaccTACCACCCATTAGGAGTCTAACCCAACCCTATACCAAAACCCctaatagaaaaaacaaactgAAAACCTCACAAGATAGATGTTGAAGCCCCTGTGATCCTCTCATTTCCCTTGATAGTACACGGAGAGCTATTGTAGTTAACCGAGCTCTCTAATTTATGTAATTCCCTCTCAAAATGAGAAACCGGTTAATGACTCCTCTCACTGCCTGCGCCCTTAGTCCCACACCATTTCCTtgcctctaattttttcaaaagggACCTAATCTCCTTCTCGAATCCCACAATTGGCATCCCCAAGTAGCTGCTAAAGTTTACAAACTTGTTGGGAAGGCTAAGTAGATCCTCTTCCTTCGGAACGCAAGCAGGCACCAAGTCCTATAAGGTTTCTAGCTCCTCATCTCTAACCACTAATTCCTTTCCCATGAGATCCTTCGCAACACTTCCCGCAAGCTCCACCAAACTGCCATCCTGAAGCAACATCGTAAGCAGTTGGCTCCCCAAATCCAAAAGCCccgaagaagagagagaaggaggGTTAAGGTACCTATTCGCCTCCATCACGAGGGCTTTGTGGGTGATTACCACAAGAGAACACCCATCCCCCAACACTTGCCTATCAGCCTCATCTCCGACATATCTTCTCTGCTTGATCTCTTGGTTCTCTGCTGAAGGACCAACCCCATCAAGCTGCCCTAGCAAGCCCTCCATTCCCTTATCCAAGTCCCCAAAAACACAACCCTCTTTTAAAGTTGTCTAACTTTACTTTTCCTAGGTCTGGCCCTCTCCCCCCACTTTGAGACCTGATGCCTTGTGGGCCTGACGCTTTAGGCTAAAAAGTCTTTAGATGATGCCTCTATGTCCAttctaaattttgttgatttgttGAGCTCTAGTTTTTTCTTTATCTATATTTGTTTGCCTTTTTGGCACATTTATATACCTTTTTAGCACCTTCGTATGCTCCTTGGTTACTTTGATGTGCCCTTTTTTCATTTACgcattattaatattttaaatttttgcctaaaaaaaaaaaacaaaaacaaagaaaaatgtgttCAAAATGAGCAATGGTTTACctcaaaaaatgtttattttaggTAAGGGTGCAAATGCATGCATATATACATTAACACATCAGTATAGGTCACAATCCAAGCATATTTTTCAGTGTAATACAGAAATAGCAATCATGCAAGATATTTTTTGTATGCATGGACATTACTTTCAGAGATCCctaacatgattttttttttttcctctggcAGTAAACAGTTCTTGGTTATCATCCTATTTCCAGCACTGCAGGAGTTTCAATTCCTGAAGGATGGTCTACAAAGTTAATATGAAAAGCTTCTGTTTGACAATATGAACCAAGACATTTTTAAGGTAGTTGTCAAAATTATCAAGGTTAAGGCAagtacaaaaatatatatgcagGCATCATTAATTGTATAACTTCTCATCTGATGATTCCATTTTACCATATAGAAAGGCAATCCACACACGGGAATAAAAGGGACCCAAAAGCTAGATATTTCAATGGAGTTTGCTCAATGCATGTACACTTGGACATTCTTAATGTTCTGTTATAAAGACTCCCGtagaaaaagaataaatgatCTAGCAAAGCAGCATTCAAAAATGTTCTCTTCATAGTATGTCAAAACAAAATGACCATCTAATCAAAATGTACATAGCATCAGGACAAATAAGGTTAAAATATTAAGGAATAGGTTGAACCTTGTTATTCTGAAACTTTCCTCCAGCCCCATTTGGTCCATAGTTCATCGAATTGTATGCTGCTGTTGGAACAGAAGGAAGCACATATGTATATGGAATACCGTGAAAACCGGAGAAGAAAACAcctaaaattcaaattcaacaaAACTTACTAGGCATCATGTTTTAACTATATACAATTCTAAACATAACTTATATCAGCAACCATTTAGAAGTGTGCCATATAAACTATAACTCTTCCATTCCTCTTCCCAAACCAACTTCCAAGCCAAACATCATTGCCTCTTGTCGTCCCCCAACCACAAAATTcacaaaacccaaaaaaataatgttattttCCAATCACCAACAGCGAAAATAGAATTGCACAATCtactttctccatttttttcccctttgatTCACCAAACATCGATCTTAAATATAAGGCATGAACAATGTCACTAAACAATCCCATAAATCTGTCAACTGATTTTAAGGTTACCAACCCCAAAAAAGTGCCCCTATGGGAAGATCCCAATCCTAAAAAACCAGGGTAGAACTCCTCCTCCCTCCTTTCTGTCTTAGACTTTTTGGGTAGAAAAGTTTTTCATAAGTTACCTGCATTTTTAACATATAAGATTGTGTTGAGAAAATTTTGTGCAATTCTTGCATTTGAAGGCCACAAGTAATCTATAGTTCTCTAAAACAGCAGGTAAATTTGAAGATCTTCTAAAAGTTTAAATATGttaaccaaaataaaaagaaaatttagagcCCAATCTACTCCAAACCTACAATTGCATCATGACCAGGGATTCTTGCCTCTTAGCAAGGAAATTACCACCTAAGAATCTCCAACAAAAAGATTCCAGAACCTGAGACAGAACACCTCCCCCTCAAGCTTTCAAGAAAGGCAAACATTCCTGCCTCAACAGCAAAAACAAAGCTTTTGGAGATGATGTATCACCAGTTCCAAATATGACATTTACTGAGGGATTCAGGTAATTATGTAAGTACTGGGGATGCTTAGCAGTTGGTTAAGGGGAAGGTTTGAGAACAAAATCAGCATTTATAAAGGATTTTTTGAAGTGCTAAGATAGGTTTGCTGTTACAGACAGCATAAGATTCTAATAGCAGAAAACTTaaaccaaaaggaaaaagaattggTCGAGAAGAAGTACAATAAttagaagaggaagaagaaaggcATTCCCCAGCACTactaagataaaaaaaaggagCTTTAAGCTGCAATTTCTCAATTGATAAGATGAATAAAGTGGTGCATTTCTACAGCTTGATTATCAGTACTGGTTAATGGGACCCTGTCAAATTTTTCCTAAGTACCAAAGGTTTGAGGCAGGGAGGCCTCCTATCCCTATACCTTTTCATTATGGCCATGGAGGCTCTCTCCTGTATCCTGTGCAGGGCTAAGAAAGGAGGCTTCTTAGCGGGATTTTCagcagatggaggaggagaagatATGGAGGTGTCCCATCTGCTATTTGCTGATGATATGCTCATCCTTTGTGATGCTAGTAAGGAGCATAAGGAGCATTTGAGTTGGGTTCTCATATGGTTTGAGACAATCTTGGgactaaaaatcaatttggagAAGAGTAAATTGATCATAGTGAGGTTGGTCGTCGATGTAGACGACCTTGCTAGGGTTCTAGGATGCAAGGTGGGCACCCTCCCCACCAGCTATCTTGGCTTGTCATTAAGAGCCCCTTCTAGATTTTTTCAGGTTTGGGATGTGGTGGAGGAAAGATTTCAAAAACAACTTGCTATGTAGAAGAGACATTACTTATAAAAAGGGGGGAGATTAACACGGTTAAAAAGCACACCCTCTAGACTCTCAATTTAGTTCATGTCATCATTTATAATCCCAAAAAAAGGTTAGCTTAAGGCTAGAAAAGAtacaaagggatttcctttggagCGGAGTAGCTATGGAGAAAAAGTTTCATCTAGTGAATTGGTCGAGAGTTTTGCATAGACAAGAAGGAAGAGGGTTTGGGCATCAGAACTCTGTTTAATCTCAATAAAGCGCTTCTAGGTAAATGATATTCGAGATTTGCTACACAGAGGGAATCCTTTTGAAAGGACGTGATTATggggaagaagagggaggaTGGTCCTTAAGAGTAGTTAGGGAAATGTATAGAGTGGGAGTATGAAGGCAATCAGAAGGGGGTGGGAGACTTTCAACAAGAGGATTCAGTCTAAGATAGGCAATAGGTAGAGggtaaaattttcaaaggatAAGTGTAGTGAAGTTTCCCTACTATCTTTTCTATAGTCACTGCCTTCAACCTACTTAATCTTTATCACATGCAAGACCATAGCAAGATTGACCTAGATGATTCATtgccttcaattttttatttatcttttcaaaaacatATTTCTAGCTGGCTGCAGAtacaaaagcaaaaataaaaaccatgatGCAAACCTTACTTGGCCATGTGATATGGTCACCAAatgatattaaatattaggtttttcttaattaagcagGATTCAAGTTAGTAGCACATCAACCTGATAAGCAAAGATTTTGAAGCAAAACAACCTAGTATTAATATGCAGGAAACCATATTTAAATTCACTGAAAAATAATGACACTTTGAAAAGTTCATGACCATAACTTATTTTATGAACAACAAACAAGATGAAGTAAGGTTTAAATACTCTCAAGTTGAAGAACAAGCATTTGGTACTAAAACAGTAGCATGATCATACTGAGTCAGCTAACAAAAGAAATTACACCTGCATATGAAAATGGGGCATTCATAAACTGTGTGTAATGAGGATCCTCTGTCAGCTTAGAGAGAATCAAATCAATCGCCCGCATCTGTTCCTCCAGAGAGCCCATCAATGTCACTAGCCTATCAGTCAATCCAAGATAATTATTATCTTGAGGAGATATCTTAATGCTGGCTTGGGAGTCTTCGATAAATGACCTACTCAAAAGGCATGCCCAGATATCAGCGACAGTCATATTGTGggtaaatatatattaaaaaatgaagcaattGTCAGTAAATAGCAAACATCAGCAAAGCAGCAAATGAAAACCACCACTATCTGATCtcgcaaaaaaaaaacaaattcagaAACTATATTCTGCACTTCAATAAGAAATAGCCTGCTAATACTGTCACACATTCTCCTCAACACCACCATCAAACTGGTAATTTTCCTGTCTTTTCCCTTCTTTTAGACAAGCAACAACTGTAAACAGTATCATACACAAAACCAACTGTACCTATGCCATCAAGACCTGTAAATGGATGGCTgcaaataatataaaaagagaAACACTGATAAGATGTGCACTACCTTCAACAAACTTGTCTTCAGAGTTAATGCTGTTTCTTTCCCTCTTCCATGATCTAAACCAATCACACAAGATATTCCTAGTCCATTTTCACAGTTTCCCCTATACAATTTCCTCCCCGCCCCCCAAATGGGGCATTGCAGCATGTAAAGCCCAAAAAGGGACCAGCTACTTGAAATTCAAGAAAGACCAACTATGACATTTTAACTTGATAACAAAGAAAATGGTTTACCATGACAAACTAATCCGTGCATACAAACCTACTCAAGTACATCAGctagaaataaacaaaagaaaacaaaaaccttcATCAAAAACACAAGTACAAACTAAATAGATATTTGGTTAATAAACCTCCTACATAAGCCTACCATCCAAGCGGTGTATCTAGTAATTTAAAGTTCCAATCAGGTTGGAACCCATACTTCATTTATTCTTGTACAACAAGTGTTAACCAAGGCCATAAACTAACTACAAAGACAGGAAAGGGCACATGTTTCATAAAAACTTACCCCACTGCCACTCCAAAACTGAATAGCATTAGCAAAGTCTTCAAACACATTAACATGCCACTCTAGACATTGATCCTATAACCATCAAAGCAACAGTCTTTACTTATAAAATCAGCTATAAAAGCCATCAGGGGTTAACCAAATGGCAAAGATCAACCAATCAGCTTCAATGGGGCTAGCTCAATCCCACTCATAGAAGAAACCACTCAAATGGATCAAAAAGCCAACTGAACCAAGGGTTAGCTttacttttattctttttctcctCCCAGCAAACCTTCACACCCAATCATGCCCAATCCAAGTAATCAAACAATTGCTATAAACCCTACAACCTTTGGAACATGGTCATTCCCTAAGCATCCCCTTCTTAATTCATGTTCACTCCTGTTTCACTTTATGAATCAGTGAATATGAAATAGTTGTACCTCCCTAGCAAACTGtaagataattttttgaacACCTTCTATATAAACTGAATTCTAAAATGAGAagtctaaaactaaaaaattctaCTGTATTTTCTCACTGAATCAAAGAGAATATGACAGCAGAATATGAATTTAAATTTCTACTGCCTCTTAGCAAACAAATTTAGTATCTCCTAAAAAAACTGCACTATTTCAAGAAGCAGTCAAGTCTAACATCAGTCAATCCCTAAAGAAGAGCACATTTTAGGTTATtacaattaaaaagaaaaagaaaacaggaAAGTTCCATATAGAGAAGTTGCCTATTCACTCAACAAAGTAAAATACATGAATATAACACCTACAAATACATACACAAAAGAATCATGATTCATGACAAATACAAATGCTTCAAAATTTCAtaggaaagaaaatttgaagatatCAGATGTTTATTCTATCAGTATAATTCATATAAACTTAAAAAGATTTCATGAACAGAAAGACAAAGGAGAAATGGTCATACTTTATGGTAGATCCTCCTTTCCCAATTATGCCACCACAAGAGCTATTTGGAACAATTAATCTTACTTTTGATCTTGGGTCTGCTTCGTCACCATCTTCTGTATGcatctataaaaagaaaaaaattattaatgttCAGAAGTATATAGGATAAAAGATACATCATTTTTATCAGGGGCGGATCCAGGCAAggcaccccccccccccccccccgaaaatgtaaaaaataaaaaataaaaatttccacTTCTCACAACGGGAATCGAACCCCAGACCTAGTGTTTACCCCCCAGAAAAGTGTCATAGCTGGCCAATGGGCTAAAGCCCACATATGTTGTAATTGGCAAACTTTACATATTGTTTTAAAAGTTTCCCCCACTGAACTGAAATCCTGGCTCCACCACTGACTTTTATAGGTTTTTTCCATGAAAGTGTCACCACATGGAACCAAACCTAACCTCCCCATCCCCTAAAAGATGCATCATTTCTTTCTAgattggtttttttcttttttcattgattccttttttttccttggtttCTGTTACATAGAACCAAATCTCAACCTCCCCAACCTCTTGCCAGTTGAGCCAAGCCTCAAGACCAGAATACAACTAatcaattctttttccttttcaataggcaaattaatgataaattttaacTGAGTAAAAGCAGAATCATGAAGATCACCTCACTCAATAATTTAGCCAGAATAAGTTCCATTgctttaattatttcatttgttgCTCCAGATATCATAATGATCCTGTCAGAAGTTCCAGGAAAAAATTCATGGTTGCGTGACAACTGAATCCTTGCTCCAGACTGTGACTGAAAATCATTAATAGTTGAACCACCCTTTCCAATTACAGAACCAGCTGCAGCATTTGATACAAGAAATCTAATGTATGTAGACTTCTCCATAAAATCTGACAGTAGAAAGCATAAAAAAGAAGACAAATTGATTAGTGAAGGGAAGTAAGCAAGCCTACATGTTCATCTTAATGCATGCCATTGATAACATGCCTTAGGCCATGTGATAACATCCATGAGATCAAAGTAAGTAGCCCAtccaaaataaaagaatttaaacacacacacacacacacacaaagaagaagtagaagaagaaccCACAAGATCATAAGTACAACACTGTCTAGACTACTACCAGCACAAGAATTTAAGTTTGACAAAGTGggtaaatttgattttttttaatagacaaATGGTAAAATAAATCCAAAGGTATCTGGTAAAAAGTGGGCAACCTAAACAAAGAGGAAGTATATAAAGCGCCGAAGGGTGAACCCATGAACGAAGTTGCCAATATCCCACCTTGTCTCAGCCACACAGCCCACATCTGATATGTGTCATGCTTTGGTCATGGCTTTGTCCCCAGTCCAATGCCTTATCTAAGCCATCACGCAGCATGCAACCCCTAATGGTACTTTGCACTTGTCCATGGACAATTTTGGTGTGCTTCAGATGTGCCCATCTCATGCCATGGCCCACACCCTTAGGTTACCTCAAGTGAGATTATCACCTCCTCCATAAAGAGCATTTTGAGCCATTCTCAATCTCTTAGGATAAAACATCAAGGATGCTTCCACaggtttaattgattttatttaattatagaaaatctGGAAAAAGTACCCCATCAGTTGAAAAATTCTTCTTAGGCCTCCAGATACTTAGGGAACCTATCCAAGCGCCAAGACCTATCACTTGTCCTTTCAAGCCAACATGAATGTGCCATCACACGCTACCATTGTCACACATTGTGCCCATGAGTCATGGAACGTCTGTTGGCATTCTTATGCACGCTTGCAACACCGTCCACTGCTAACCGCGCACACCGTTGATGCAACCCATGCCACTTAGCTTGCTTTGATCCTTCAAGGCTGCCTTACCCCAATTTCCACCAATGCACATCTTTGGAAGCTGCAACCTCTACCACAAATATGTTTTCCAAGCCACAACACCATGTTTAAGTTTAAGCATACCATCGATAACATGCCTTAGGCCATGTGAGGACAAGTTGCCACCAGACATGCTCATGTTGTGTCCTCTCATAGGTGGGGTGCTAACACCAACTTGAGAGGAAGCACACTAAGTCCCAAGCAAAGAGCACAAGAGATAACATAGCAACCAGGTTATTTCACAATGGATGAGAATATGGTTTGCAAATTCCTTGCTTAGACAACATTTGTAACCAAAGGTCCCCCCTTCTGATGAATTGCTCTGTGGTTAAGAATTTTTCCCATATAGTTTCccaaatttaggaaaaaaaaacacacacccAGAGAAGAGCACTTGGGATAAGGAAGCATAGAATGATAAAAGTGAGAAGCAACCATTCTTCACTCCCCCACACACAAGCCTAACTTCATGCAACCCCCTGCAAGCTCACCAAATAGGTTCACTCAAGCAATGACCCACCATCTCCATATCATGAAACAACCTCAGAAAACAAGAATTCCAATGACAAACAACCTCTCCATCCTGCCCCCAGGCAAAGTAAGActaaataaagaaggaaataCATCTTTCAAAGGAAtccaagaaaaaaagagaataacagAATAAGGACCATACAAGGTCTCAATTCCATTCCTTTGCATACTTGCAATCTAAATGAAATCTCTGATGTACAaaggaattaaattaaaatttaattacatgTTTTGCAGCTTTTGAGAAATGTAATTTAGCATAGATAGCACTGGCAAACAGTGTTGTAAGACTCCATTTTCTGCAAATGATTGGCAGCAAGGACAGTATTGACTCAAAACGAAAATTTACACATGTTCAAAACAGGTTTGGATGCTTACAAAACAATCCCACCTTTTGAGTTGAATGAtgtgcaaaaaaataaaaaacaaagtatGCATTCCCATTCAAAGCTCTCAGTTTTTACTTCCAAGACACACCTCTTCCACCACTACAAGACAACTACCACCAAAGCAAAACCTGTAATGCTACTTCATCTTCAGACAAAGCCTTGTCCCTCACCTTGTTATCCCAATATATAATTCACTCGAAAACACAAGCATTATGAACTACAAAATTCCTAGTCGCTTTATTGATTCCATCTTTTCAGATCTTCCTCTGGGATCTTCCCCCTTCTAGGTGAAATAAAACTTGAAGTACCTGTAAACTCGTGGCTCTTCCACCTGTTTCTTATCAAATCCTCAAACCAATGTCCTTGTCACATATCATCAAACCTAAAGGGGGAATTACCCCACCTCAAAATGCCACATCAAGGATAATATGGAATGATCAGACAGGCCCTGAAAAAAATACCCTGCAACACATTTGAGAAATGCTTCTCCTAATCCACAAAGCAGAAAATGTTCCAACCAAGGCACAGACTACCCATCTTCAACATTGCACCAAGTGAACAAACCATCAGCGAAGTCCTCACCTATGCAACATGAACCATACCATGAGCCTCCACTGGCACCTAACTCCTTCTAGAAAGCCCACCTCTTCCCACTCAACACTGTCCCTACACTCCTAGAAAAACACCAAGAAAACCATCTTCACAACTTAAAacagtaagaaaagaaaaaggaacccTCTTCCGTACCAAAAAACTTCAGCACCCTATTATCCCAAAACACCACCAACCCCAAGTTCAACACTATGGATTAACAGCACCCAACTCTGAAACTTGGTAGACACCAAAGCTTCTAACCAATTTAATAAGTATATAA
Proteins encoded:
- the LOC100258231 gene encoding protein BTR1 isoform X1, which gives rise to MESPESAYVSSPEVPPKRSSPPRSPTSDFMEKSTYIRFLVSNAAAGSVIGKGGSTINDFQSQSGARIQLSRNHEFFPGTSDRIIMISGATNEIIKAMELILAKLLSEMHTEDGDEADPRSKVRLIVPNSSCGGIIGKGGSTIKSFIEDSQASIKISPQDNNYLGLTDRLVTLMGSLEEQMRAIDLILSKLTEDPHYTQFMNAPFSYAGVFFSGFHGIPYTYVLPSVPTAAYNSMNYGPNGAGGKFQNNKEDRSNSVTIGVADEHIGLVVGRGGRNIMDISQASGARIKISDRGDFMSGTTDRKVTITGSQRAIRAAESMIMQKVASASER
- the LOC100258231 gene encoding protein BTR1 isoform X3, whose translation is MESPESAYVSSPEVPPKRSSPPRSPTSDFMEKSTYIRFLVSNAAAGSVIGKGGSTINDFQSQSGARIQLSRNHEFFPGTSDRIIMISGATNEIIKAMELILAKLLSEMHTEDGDEADPRSKVRLIVPNSSCGGIIGKGGSTIKSFIEDSQASIKISPQDNNYLGLTDRLVTLMGSLEEQMRAIDLILSKLTEDPHYTQFMNAPFSYAAYNSMNYGPNGAGGKFQNNKEDRSNSVTIGVADEHIGLVVGRGGRNIMDISQASGARIKISDRGDFMSGTTDRKVTITGSQRAIRAAESMIMQKVASASER
- the LOC100258231 gene encoding protein BTR1 isoform X2, which gives rise to MESPESAYVSSPEVPPKRSSPPRSPTSDFMEKSTYIRFLVSNAAAGSVIGKGGSTINDFQSQSGARIQLSRNHEFFPGTSDRIIMISGATNEIIKAMELILAKLLSEMHTEDGDEADPRSKVRLIVPNSSCGGIIGKGGSTIKSFIEDSQASIKISPQDNNYLGLTDRLVTLMGSLEEQMRAIDLILSKLTEDPHYTQFMNAPFSYAAAYNSMNYGPNGAGGKFQNNKEDRSNSVTIGVADEHIGLVVGRGGRNIMDISQASGARIKISDRGDFMSGTTDRKVTITGSQRAIRAAESMIMQKVASASER